The genomic segment TCGTGCGGAATTGACCCGAGCGCTGGCTTCCGCCGGATACAAAGCCGTGGCTGTTTTATACCCGGAAAAGAATATCTGTCGTATTTTCTGGCGGGCGGGTATTCCGATTCGCATCGGCACGGCCGGCAGATTTCATTCCATATATTTCAACCGTCGCCTCTTTCATCGCCGGAATCCAAGCACCAGGCATGAATCGGAATATAACCTCGATTTCCTCAAGTTTTTTGAAGATGGGGAATCGTCGCCGATACCGGAGATTCATATCGCCGGGGAAGAAAAATCCCGCTCGACGCAGTTTCTTCAGAGCAAGGGGATTGGAACGGATTTTGTCGTAATCCACCCCGGCTCCGGCGGTTCCGCACATAAATGGCCGCTTGATAATTTTCTCCGGTTATATGATTATATGGTCAAGTCGGGGATAGAGGCCGTCATCACCGGCTCAAAGGAAGAAGGTGCGGAAATTATAGCTCTGGCCCGGAGGATGAATATCACCATTAAGGAAATCACCGGCAAGACCGATTTGAGAATGCTGGCCGCGGTGCTGGCGCGGGCCAGGGCCACGGTGGCC from the Candidatus Zixiibacteriota bacterium genome contains:
- a CDS encoding glycosyltransferase family 9 protein, which encodes MVRRIQIAPGDKLLISRTDRLGDLILALPLVQTLKARYPSARVEVLTSDYAAPILKHHPAVDGVMTINHALLASDREYRAELTRALASAGYKAVAVLYPEKNICRIFWRAGIPIRIGTAGRFHSIYFNRRLFHRRNPSTRHESEYNLDFLKFFEDGESSPIPEIHIAGEEKSRSTQFLQSKGIGTDFVVIHPGSGGSAHKWPLDNFLRLYDYMVKSGIEAVITGSKEEGAEIIALARRMNITIKEITGKTDLRMLAAVLARARATVANSTGPLHLAAAVGTRVVGLYPRNKIMSPVRWGPLGKGHLVLQPPEKGQKMDSITVEQVAESMRILARGPIKDGSILK